One stretch of Centroberyx gerrardi isolate f3 chromosome 13, fCenGer3.hap1.cur.20231027, whole genome shotgun sequence DNA includes these proteins:
- the LOC139912914 gene encoding 5'-AMP-activated protein kinase subunit gamma-1-like isoform X1, producing MGSTVMESSKDGSKKMPKKRRCLRINMPDFSAFTSPQVDSGTSSSTKDATQKGERRVRSASPTKGVFVRGSASASLPPCPMSAPVQTKTSSGSPKTIFPYPSHQNSPPKSPRRLSFSGIFRSSSNSAPASIKLFSRTRKASGLSSPPTTPTQAPSQPLFPQEAQQSAAGPERLDSCSRSRSRSSPPDTGQRLSLPSAKPPIPSSSPVPSNTTSQQVYGLFEGMLEKLELDDDAAEPESDIYMRFMKSHKCYDIVPTSSKLVVFDTALQVKKAFFALVANGVRAAPLWDTEKQSFVGMLTITDFIIILHRYYKSPMVQIYELEEHKLETWREVYLQATFKPLVNISPDASLFDAVYTLIKNKIHRLPVIDPVTGNALYILTHKRILKFLQLFVCEMPKPAFMKQTLGELGIGTYHEIAFIHPDTPIIKALNIFVERRVSALPVVDESGKVVDIYSKFDVINLAAEKTYNNLDITVTQALKHRSQYFEGVMKCHKLETLETIVDRIVKAEVHRLVVVDERSSIEGIISLSDILQALVLSPADACREETLAE from the exons ATGGGAAGTACGGTGATGGAGTCTAGCAAGGACGGCTCAAAGAAAATGCCTAAGAAAAGGAGATGTCTGCGGATAAACATGCCC GACTTCAGTGCATTTACTTCCCCGCAAGTGGATTCTGGGACCAGCAGCTCAACCAAAGATGCCACTCAGAAG ggAGAACGCCGCGTCCGTTCAGCCAGCCCAACCAAAGGAGTGTTTGTGAGGGGCTCTGCCAGTGCCAGCCTACCCCCTTGTCCCATGTCTGCCCCAGTGCAAACTAAGACCAGCTCAGGTTCACCCAAAACCATCTTCCCCTACCCCTCCCACCAGAACTCCCCACCCAAGTCCCCCCGCCGCCTGAGCTTCAGTGGTATCTTCCGCTCCTCGTCCAACTCGGCACCTGCGAGCATCAAGCTCTTCTCCAGAACCAGGAAAG CCTCCGGACTGTCGTCTCCACCCACCACCCCAACCCAGGCGCCCAGCCAGCCTCTGTTCCCCCAGGAGGCCCAGCAGAGCGCCGCCGGCCCCGAGCGCCTGGACTCCTGCTCCCGCTCCCGCTCCCGCTCCTCACCTCCGGACACAGGACAGCGCCTCAGCCTCCCGTCTGCTAAACCCCCCATCCCTTCCTCGAGCCCTGTGCCATCCAACACTACCTCACAACAA GTCTACGGTTTATTCGAAGGCATGCTGGAGAAACTTGAACTAGATGATGATG CTGCTGAACCAGAGAGTGATATTTACATGCGCTTTATGAAATCCCACAAGTGCTACGACATTGTCCCCACCAGTTCCAAGCTGGTTGTGTTCGACACGGCGCTCCAA GTTAAGAAAGCATTCTTTGCCTTGGTGGCGAACGGTGTGCGTGCAGCTCCACTATGGGACACGGAGAAGCAGAGCTTTGTGG GAATGCTGACAATCACAGATTTCATCATCATACTACACAGATACTACAAGTCACCAATG GTGCAAATATATGAATTAGAGGAACATAAGCTTGAGACGTGGAGAG AGGTTTACCTGCAAGCGACATTTAAGCCTCTAGTGAACATATCACCTGATGCAAG CCTATTTGATGCAGTGTACACCCtcatcaaaaacaaaattcacCGGCTGCCTGTCATCGACCCTGTAACGGGGAATGCACTTTACATTCTGACACACAAGAGGATCCTCAAGTTCCTCCAGCTCTTT gtGTGTGAAATGCCAAAGCCAGCTTTCATGAAGCAGACCCTTGGGGAGCTGGGCATTGGTACGTACCATGAGATTGCTTTCATCCACCCCGACACGCCCATCATTAAAGCCCTCAACATCTTCGTGGAGAGAAGGGTGTCTGCCTTGCCTGTGGTGGATGAGTCAG GCAAAGTTGTGGATATTTACTCCAAGTTTGACGTCATA aaCTTGGCTGCTGAGAAGACCTACAACAACCTGGACATCACAGTGACTCAGGCTCTGAAGCATCGCTCCCAGTACTTTGAAGGCGTCATGAAGTGCCATAAGCTGGAAACACTGGAGACCATAGTGGACCGGATAGTTAAAGCTGAA GTCCATCGGTTGGTAGTGGTGGACGAGCGCTCCAGCATTGAGGGCATCATCTCCCTGTCAGACATCCTCCAGGCCCTGGTGCTCAGCCCAGCAG atgcCTGTAGAGAGGAGACCCTGGCGGAGTGA
- the LOC139912914 gene encoding 5'-AMP-activated protein kinase subunit gamma-1-like isoform X2, which yields MKRFGSLRRSKKRKEQDGIGGRHQSEPASGLSSPPTTPTQAPSQPLFPQEAQQSAAGPERLDSCSRSRSRSSPPDTGQRLSLPSAKPPIPSSSPVPSNTTSQQVYGLFEGMLEKLELDDDAAEPESDIYMRFMKSHKCYDIVPTSSKLVVFDTALQVKKAFFALVANGVRAAPLWDTEKQSFVGMLTITDFIIILHRYYKSPMVQIYELEEHKLETWREVYLQATFKPLVNISPDASLFDAVYTLIKNKIHRLPVIDPVTGNALYILTHKRILKFLQLFVCEMPKPAFMKQTLGELGIGTYHEIAFIHPDTPIIKALNIFVERRVSALPVVDESGKVVDIYSKFDVINLAAEKTYNNLDITVTQALKHRSQYFEGVMKCHKLETLETIVDRIVKAEVHRLVVVDERSSIEGIISLSDILQALVLSPADACREETLAE from the exons ATGAAGAGGTTTGGCAGCCTGAGGAGGAGCAAGAAGCGTAAGGAGCAAGATGGGATAGGAGGGAGACATCAGTCCGAGCCTG CCTCCGGACTGTCGTCTCCACCCACCACCCCAACCCAGGCGCCCAGCCAGCCTCTGTTCCCCCAGGAGGCCCAGCAGAGCGCCGCCGGCCCCGAGCGCCTGGACTCCTGCTCCCGCTCCCGCTCCCGCTCCTCACCTCCGGACACAGGACAGCGCCTCAGCCTCCCGTCTGCTAAACCCCCCATCCCTTCCTCGAGCCCTGTGCCATCCAACACTACCTCACAACAA GTCTACGGTTTATTCGAAGGCATGCTGGAGAAACTTGAACTAGATGATGATG CTGCTGAACCAGAGAGTGATATTTACATGCGCTTTATGAAATCCCACAAGTGCTACGACATTGTCCCCACCAGTTCCAAGCTGGTTGTGTTCGACACGGCGCTCCAA GTTAAGAAAGCATTCTTTGCCTTGGTGGCGAACGGTGTGCGTGCAGCTCCACTATGGGACACGGAGAAGCAGAGCTTTGTGG GAATGCTGACAATCACAGATTTCATCATCATACTACACAGATACTACAAGTCACCAATG GTGCAAATATATGAATTAGAGGAACATAAGCTTGAGACGTGGAGAG AGGTTTACCTGCAAGCGACATTTAAGCCTCTAGTGAACATATCACCTGATGCAAG CCTATTTGATGCAGTGTACACCCtcatcaaaaacaaaattcacCGGCTGCCTGTCATCGACCCTGTAACGGGGAATGCACTTTACATTCTGACACACAAGAGGATCCTCAAGTTCCTCCAGCTCTTT gtGTGTGAAATGCCAAAGCCAGCTTTCATGAAGCAGACCCTTGGGGAGCTGGGCATTGGTACGTACCATGAGATTGCTTTCATCCACCCCGACACGCCCATCATTAAAGCCCTCAACATCTTCGTGGAGAGAAGGGTGTCTGCCTTGCCTGTGGTGGATGAGTCAG GCAAAGTTGTGGATATTTACTCCAAGTTTGACGTCATA aaCTTGGCTGCTGAGAAGACCTACAACAACCTGGACATCACAGTGACTCAGGCTCTGAAGCATCGCTCCCAGTACTTTGAAGGCGTCATGAAGTGCCATAAGCTGGAAACACTGGAGACCATAGTGGACCGGATAGTTAAAGCTGAA GTCCATCGGTTGGTAGTGGTGGACGAGCGCTCCAGCATTGAGGGCATCATCTCCCTGTCAGACATCCTCCAGGCCCTGGTGCTCAGCCCAGCAG atgcCTGTAGAGAGGAGACCCTGGCGGAGTGA
- the LOC139912914 gene encoding 5'-AMP-activated protein kinase subunit gamma-2-like isoform X3, which yields MLEKLELDDDAAEPESDIYMRFMKSHKCYDIVPTSSKLVVFDTALQVKKAFFALVANGVRAAPLWDTEKQSFVGMLTITDFIIILHRYYKSPMVQIYELEEHKLETWREVYLQATFKPLVNISPDASLFDAVYTLIKNKIHRLPVIDPVTGNALYILTHKRILKFLQLFVCEMPKPAFMKQTLGELGIGTYHEIAFIHPDTPIIKALNIFVERRVSALPVVDESGKVVDIYSKFDVINLAAEKTYNNLDITVTQALKHRSQYFEGVMKCHKLETLETIVDRIVKAEVHRLVVVDERSSIEGIISLSDILQALVLSPADACREETLAE from the exons ATGCTGGAGAAACTTGAACTAGATGATGATG CTGCTGAACCAGAGAGTGATATTTACATGCGCTTTATGAAATCCCACAAGTGCTACGACATTGTCCCCACCAGTTCCAAGCTGGTTGTGTTCGACACGGCGCTCCAA GTTAAGAAAGCATTCTTTGCCTTGGTGGCGAACGGTGTGCGTGCAGCTCCACTATGGGACACGGAGAAGCAGAGCTTTGTGG GAATGCTGACAATCACAGATTTCATCATCATACTACACAGATACTACAAGTCACCAATG GTGCAAATATATGAATTAGAGGAACATAAGCTTGAGACGTGGAGAG AGGTTTACCTGCAAGCGACATTTAAGCCTCTAGTGAACATATCACCTGATGCAAG CCTATTTGATGCAGTGTACACCCtcatcaaaaacaaaattcacCGGCTGCCTGTCATCGACCCTGTAACGGGGAATGCACTTTACATTCTGACACACAAGAGGATCCTCAAGTTCCTCCAGCTCTTT gtGTGTGAAATGCCAAAGCCAGCTTTCATGAAGCAGACCCTTGGGGAGCTGGGCATTGGTACGTACCATGAGATTGCTTTCATCCACCCCGACACGCCCATCATTAAAGCCCTCAACATCTTCGTGGAGAGAAGGGTGTCTGCCTTGCCTGTGGTGGATGAGTCAG GCAAAGTTGTGGATATTTACTCCAAGTTTGACGTCATA aaCTTGGCTGCTGAGAAGACCTACAACAACCTGGACATCACAGTGACTCAGGCTCTGAAGCATCGCTCCCAGTACTTTGAAGGCGTCATGAAGTGCCATAAGCTGGAAACACTGGAGACCATAGTGGACCGGATAGTTAAAGCTGAA GTCCATCGGTTGGTAGTGGTGGACGAGCGCTCCAGCATTGAGGGCATCATCTCCCTGTCAGACATCCTCCAGGCCCTGGTGCTCAGCCCAGCAG atgcCTGTAGAGAGGAGACCCTGGCGGAGTGA